One stretch of Plasmodium yoelii strain 17X genome assembly, chromosome: 5 DNA includes these proteins:
- a CDS encoding pyruvate kinase 2, putative — translation MRLSSFYLIAELITCFVYGLKNNSHLNNLDLHHTGDGLLFLNNAYINKTLENKRNRITAKTASGKKRNAIYSQNNFEDLQNTNISNTDTKTNKLSFTKCKQIATVGPSTEMFENLEKLYLSGIDVFRLNFSHGPKSIKKYIINAIRILEKKYNTSIGILGDIQGPKIRIGEFEKNEQNQIDDEKNTFVELKEGDTFSFDLSNKLGNKNRVFLNYPDLLKNVKPGQIILLDDGNLKMKVEGIAYNSDQDISVKATVLTGGKLYSKKGFCIPNMIMPIEVLNEKDIKDILFCINEGVDYLGYSFVQTEYDLIFLKNIINDYYESDFYKNIKKNRIVYDVNELQYKDYDDNTDFYIKEINDYYNNYYLKNYHTYKQIYNVYKNNNLDVGDMDQEMNDRGTHFEDANVVSANSGESSSFNKNLDNEISKYTLNKDVNKIFIISKIEKPSAVKNIDNIIKLSDGIMIARGDLGIETNLSNLPILQKKIINLCKTKYNKIVIVATQMLESMRFIPSPTRAEVTDVATALYDGADCVMLSAETATGKYPILSSSTQNSIIQNVEKDYYFYEYTQKKAENINSNNISFVNTHNHLKQLGNISDTSNEQKKKTSSDTSHFDKLIYSIRDISNNINLKSIVLFSNDFNKILKLSNLKTKAPIVVVTDNKHLSRKLQLAWGIYPYYSTIETGTNKDFISLINYGCQISKQEGFVTSPDEYSLVTFTENIKNSANLIYLCQPCLEN, via the coding sequence ATGAGGTTATCTAGTTTTTACCTCATCGCAGAATTAATAACATGTTTTGTTTACGgactaaaaaataattcacaTTTGAATAATCTGGATCTACATCACACAGGAGAtggattattatttttgaataaCGCTTATATAAATAAGACTTTAGAAAACAAAAGAAATAGGATAACAGCAAAAACGGCATcaggaaaaaaaagaaatgcaatatattcacaaaataattttgaagaTTTACAAAATACAAACATTAGTAATACAGATAcgaaaacaaataaattatcattCACAAAATGTAAACAAATAGCCACAGTAGGACCATCAACAGAAATGTTTGAAAATCTTGAAAAGTTATACTTAAGTGGAATTGATGTATTTAGATTAAATTTTTCTCATGGTCCCAAAAGTAtcaaaaagtatataattaATGCTATAAGAATATTAGAAAAGAAATATAACACATCAATCGGAATATTAGGGGATATACAAGGCCCTAAAATAAGAATAGGtgaatttgaaaaaaatgaacaaaatcaAATTGacgatgaaaaaaatacatttgtAGAATTAAAGGAAGGAGATACATTTTCCTTCGATTTATCAAACAAGttaggaaataaaaatagagtgtttttaaattatccagatttattaaaaaatgtaaaaccAGGGCAAATAATATTGCTTGATGAtggaaatttaaaaatgaaagtaGAAGGTATTGCATATAATAGCGATCAAGATATCTCAGTAAAAGCTACTGTTTTAACAGGAGGAAAACTATACAGCAAAAAGGGATTTTGTATTCCAAATATGATAATGCCAATAGAGgtattaaatgaaaaagatataaaagaTATACTATTTTGTATTAATGAAGGTGTGGATTATTTAGGTTACTCCTTTGTACAAACTGAATAtgatttaatatttttaaaaaatattattaatgatTATTATGAAAgtgatttttataaaaatataaaaaaaaatcgaattGTTTATGACGTAAATGAATTACAATATAAAGATTATGACGATAACACagatttttatataaaagaaataaatgattattataataattattatttaaaaaattatcacacatataaacaaatatacaatgtgtataaaaataataatttagatGTTGGTGACATGGATCAAGAGATGAATGATCGCGGTACACACTTTGAAGATGCCAATGTAGTTAGTGCCAATTCTGGAGAAAGTTCctcatttaataaaaatttggatAATGAAATATCTAAGTATACTCTTAATAAGGATGTGAATAAGATATTCATAATTTCGAAAATTGAAAAACCATCAGctgttaaaaatatagataatattataaaattatcggATGGTATTATGATTGCAAGAGGTGATTTAGGAATTGAAACAAATTTATCTAATTTACCAatattgcaaaaaaaaattataaatttatgtaaaacaaaatataacaaaatagtTATTGTGGCTACACAAATGCTAGAAAGTATGAGATTTATACCATCTCCTACAAGAGCTGAAGTTACTGATGTTGCTACTGCTCTTTATGATGGGGCTGATTGTGTTATGTTATCCGCTGAAACAGCTACTGGGAAATACCCTATTTTATCATCTTCAACGCAAAATAGTATAATACAAAATGTGGAGAaggattattatttttatgaatatacaCAGAAGAAGgcagaaaatattaatagcAATAATATCAGCTTTGTGAATACACATAATCATTTGAAACAACTTGGAAATATTTCCGATACGTCAAATgaacagaaaaaaaaaacatccTCAGATACCTCAcattttgataaattaatatacagTATAAGAGATATAAGCAACAATATAAACCTCAAATCGatagttttattttctaatgactttaataaaatactaaAATTAAGTAATTTAAAAACTAAAGCACCAATTGTTGTTGTGACTGATAATAAACATTTGTCACGAAAATTACAATTAGCATGGGGTATATATCCATACTATTCAACTATAGAAACTGGTACAAATAAAGATTTTATATCCTTAATTAATTATGGATGTCAAATTTCAAAACAAGAAGGTTTTGTTACTTCACCTGATGAATATTCGCTTGTTACATTTactgaaaatattaaaaattcggctaatttgatttatttatGTCAACCATGTTTAGAAAACTAA
- a CDS encoding ADP/ATP transporter on adenylate translocase, putative produces MSGDFKTSFAADFLMGGVSAAISKTVVAPIERVKMLIQTQDSIPEIKSGQVERYSGLINCFKRVSQEQGVTSLWRGNLANVIRYFPTQAFNFAFKDYFKNIFPRYDQNTEFAKFFCVNVLSGATAGAISLLIVYPLDFARTRLASDIGKGKDRQFNGLFDCLKKIYKQTGILSLYSGFGISVTGIIVYRGSYFGLYDSAKAILFNNDKNTNIILKWSVAQSVTILAGLISYPFDTVRRRMMMMSGRKAKEDIQYKNTIDCWIKILKHEGIRGFFKGAWANVIRGAGGALVLVFYDELQRLL; encoded by the coding sequence atGAGTGGAGATTTCAAAACAAGCTTTGCTGCTGACTTTTTAATGGGCGGTGTATCTGCCGCTATTTCAAAAACTGTAGTTGCTCCAATAGAAAGagtaaaaatgttaatacaAACACAAGATTCTATACCTGAAATAAAATCTGGTCAGGTCGAAAGATATTCTGGGCTAATAAACTGCTTTAAAAGAGTATCACAGGAACAAGGTGTTACATCATTATGGAGAGGAAATTTAGCAAATGTTATTCGATATTTCCCAACACAAGCTTTTAATTTTGCTTTCAAagattattttaaaaatatatttccaagATATGATCAAAATACAGAATTTGCGAAATTTTTTTGTGTTAATGTATTATCAGGAGCAACCGCAGGAGCTATTTCTTTACTTATAGTTTATCCTTTAGATTTTGCAAGAACAAGATTAGCATCAGATATAGGAAAAGGAAAAGATAGGCAATTTAATGGATTATTTGAttgcttaaaaaaaatatacaaacaaACAGGAATTCTATCATTATATAGCGGTTTTGGTATTTCAGTTACGGGTATTATTGTATATAGAGGTTCATACTTTGGTTTATACGATAGTGCTAAGgctatattatttaataatgataaaaatacaaatattattttgaaatGGTCAGTTGCACAATCAGTTACTATTTTGGCTGGTTTAATTTCATATCCATTTGATACAGTCAGAAGAAGAATGATGATGATGTCAGGTAGAAAAGCAAAAGAAGATAttcaatataaaaataccATTGACTGTTggattaaaatattaaaacatGAAGGTATTAGAGGATTTTTCAAAGGAGCATGGGCTAATGTTATTAGAGGAGCTGGTGGAGCTCTTGTTCTCGTTTTTTATGACGAATTGCAAAGATTGCTTTAa